The segment TCCAGCGCTATCTTGCCACCCAATATCTAAGAAAATCTTTTTTTGAACAGGCAAGTCGGGCAATTTCAGGAAAGGCTTAAACATGTCACCCCTTGATAAAGAATCTTTGCAGTCCAAAATAAATCGGATTCGTAAAAATCTCAAACAACTCAAATTATTCGGTGACATGTCTTATACGGAATATACCAAAGACAGTATTAATACGGCGGTTGCGGAGCGTTTTCTTCAGATATCCATTCAGGCCATGTTGGATATTGGTTCTCATATTATTGCGGAAGAGGGGTTGGGGGACCCTTTGGAATACCGCGATATTTTTTCCATTTTAATCCATGCAAAAATTCTTCCCAAACACCGCGAAACAGCATTTTTAAATATGGTAGGCCTCCGCAACCGGATTGTTCATTTATATGAAGACATTGATCACAAACGCATCCACCACTTTCTCAAAAAAGATTTATCTGATTTTGAAACTTTTCTGAAAGCCGCAACCCGTTACCTGCGTTAGCATAATTCACAATTGCCATGGGACAATATCGCAGTCGTGCTTGGGTTCTCCCTTTAGATAAACAACTTTGTACTTCTTGATAGAATACTTTTTGGAAAAATAGTGAATAGCTGTGGGCTGAAACTGGGCGAGTTGCAACTTTACCTCGATGGGCAAAACAGTTTCCTTTTGCCTTAAAATAAAATCGATTTCCTTTTTGTCTGTGGT is part of the Deltaproteobacteria bacterium genome and harbors:
- a CDS encoding DUF86 domain-containing protein encodes the protein MSPLDKESLQSKINRIRKNLKQLKLFGDMSYTEYTKDSINTAVAERFLQISIQAMLDIGSHIIAEEGLGDPLEYRDIFSILIHAKILPKHRETAFLNMVGLRNRIVHLYEDIDHKRIHHFLKKDLSDFETFLKAATRYLR